The Sorangiineae bacterium MSr11367 genome window below encodes:
- a CDS encoding DUF6348 family protein has protein sequence MEHGAFAAPIEEQIAAVGPSPETAIHYATSLWIEGVFHPFFAFVHGISAHSPLAMVTMSPSGELLGWQTFALAPLTNGEPVPERMEVFGHLAAAILPQLHDRRAHALKCFIQKTAGPCAGPADKIAASCHLDNREWPEGLSELFRIGDNWGELSSMRLVRQWFFFRPATKADLGESWDELAANIGRPPANARERSVYPVANVTALLATEVPEIAQGKVRVVATARESGVLTKVAVDSLTEGIDAVAACVGQNGHRILAIRRALNGERIDLVPWSGDPARFVCNAMSGCQIEKIVVYAATQEMKLVVADADIEKAMGPDGANLRLAANLTGWNLGLTTRSEDDEARRQGIRELQKIEFVTPALAEALVAKGFLSAADLKGESVEDIATILGITLEFARRLKEGAALLA, from the coding sequence TTGGAGCACGGCGCTTTCGCCGCGCCAATCGAGGAGCAAATCGCTGCGGTCGGACCGAGCCCAGAGACGGCGATTCACTACGCGACGAGCCTATGGATCGAAGGGGTCTTTCACCCGTTCTTCGCCTTCGTTCATGGCATCTCGGCGCATTCGCCTCTCGCAATGGTGACCATGTCACCTTCCGGAGAATTGTTGGGGTGGCAAACGTTTGCGCTAGCCCCATTGACGAATGGTGAACCGGTCCCAGAGCGAATGGAGGTGTTCGGGCATCTCGCCGCCGCGATTCTCCCTCAACTCCACGACCGCAGGGCGCATGCCTTGAAGTGCTTCATTCAAAAGACGGCGGGGCCGTGCGCTGGGCCGGCCGATAAGATTGCCGCGAGCTGCCACCTAGATAATCGAGAATGGCCTGAAGGGCTAAGTGAGCTGTTTCGGATTGGGGACAACTGGGGCGAGCTTTCTTCGATGCGGCTCGTGCGCCAGTGGTTCTTCTTCAGGCCGGCGACCAAGGCCGACCTAGGCGAGTCGTGGGACGAACTCGCCGCCAACATTGGGCGTCCGCCCGCGAATGCGCGCGAGCGAAGCGTCTACCCGGTGGCCAACGTAACCGCCCTGCTTGCGACGGAGGTACCGGAGATCGCTCAGGGTAAGGTCAGGGTCGTCGCCACGGCGCGTGAATCGGGCGTGCTGACCAAGGTGGCGGTCGACTCGTTGACCGAAGGCATTGACGCGGTCGCGGCTTGCGTCGGCCAAAACGGCCACCGGATCCTGGCCATCAGGCGGGCATTGAATGGCGAACGGATCGACCTCGTCCCGTGGTCTGGAGATCCAGCGAGATTCGTTTGCAACGCTATGTCTGGGTGTCAGATAGAAAAGATTGTCGTGTACGCCGCGACCCAAGAAATGAAGCTCGTTGTTGCCGACGCGGACATCGAGAAGGCGATGGGGCCCGACGGCGCGAACCTTCGGCTTGCCGCGAACCTCACAGGTTGGAATTTGGGCCTGACTACGAGGTCGGAGGACGATGAAGCTCGGCGGCAGGGGATTCGTGAGCTCCAGAAGATCGAGTTCGTGACTCCGGCGTTGGCCGAGGCATTGGTCGCGAAGGGTTTTTTATCCGCGGCAGACCTAAAAGGCGAATCTGTCGAGGACATTGCGACCATCCTGGGAATCACGCTCGAGTTCGCCCGGAGGTTAAAGGAAGGTGCAGCGCTCCTCGCTTGA
- a CDS encoding sigma-70 family RNA polymerase sigma factor — protein MDLNDDNPARAFEQRRPRLLRIAYRMLGVIAEAEDAVQETYLRWHQTDRSAVRDAEAVLVRTVTRVCLDILKSARVRREQYVGTWLPEPVMDVVEGEDLTLSLMMALERLSPLERAAFLLHDVFGQDFDVVAAALERDPAACRQLASRARTHVREARPRFPITERRGHEIASAFFDASRNGDVNALKALLAHDAVAYTDGGGKVSASLVPICGQANVMQFFADLHQRLGPDFFQCVYQGLVDGLPAMVAIDPRGGLQITALGIEEGRIVEIYVVRNPDKLEGVRRFLG, from the coding sequence ATGGACTTGAACGACGACAACCCGGCTAGGGCCTTCGAACAGCGCCGCCCGCGCTTGCTACGCATCGCCTATCGCATGCTAGGCGTCATCGCAGAAGCCGAGGACGCTGTGCAGGAGACGTATCTCCGCTGGCATCAGACCGATCGCAGCGCGGTACGGGATGCCGAGGCCGTCTTGGTCCGAACGGTGACACGCGTGTGCTTGGATATCCTCAAATCGGCGCGCGTGCGGCGTGAACAGTACGTAGGCACGTGGCTGCCTGAACCTGTCATGGACGTCGTCGAAGGAGAGGACCTGACGTTATCCCTGATGATGGCTCTGGAGCGGTTGTCTCCCCTCGAGCGCGCCGCGTTCTTGCTGCACGACGTATTCGGTCAGGACTTCGACGTCGTAGCGGCCGCACTCGAACGCGACCCGGCGGCTTGCCGTCAGCTGGCCAGCCGTGCGCGGACCCACGTGCGTGAGGCTCGCCCACGGTTCCCCATCACGGAGCGCCGGGGGCACGAGATAGCTTCGGCATTCTTCGATGCTTCGCGCAATGGTGATGTGAATGCGCTGAAGGCGCTGCTCGCTCACGATGCGGTGGCCTACACCGATGGTGGCGGCAAGGTGAGCGCCTCGCTGGTGCCGATCTGCGGACAAGCCAATGTGATGCAGTTCTTCGCGGATTTGCACCAGCGTCTCGGGCCCGACTTCTTTCAATGTGTGTATCAGGGCCTCGTTGACGGGCTGCCCGCGATGGTTGCGATCGATCCTAGGGGTGGGCTGCAGATCACCGCGCTCGGCATCGAAGAAGGTCGAATCGTCGAGATCTATGTGGTGAGAAATCCTGACAAGTTGGAAGGGGTTCGACGCTTCCTCGGGTGA
- a CDS encoding alpha/beta hydrolase, with product MPAVLIHGVPDTHRLWDVVRRHLSRTDVEAWDLPGFGAPRPEDFGSTKEEYVDWLIQHLERFGEPVDLVGHDWGCILTARVASLRPDLVRTWAGGNGPISAAYRWHPLARTWQDPGAGDQFMAESEPESFADLVADFDVPPAMAREMVSHVDERMKDAILKLYRSAVTMGGEWEPALVHVKAPSLVFWGALDPACPVEFGRRLGGSTRAVKVLELDCNHWTVLQKPAEVAAALETHWSTYGR from the coding sequence ATGCCCGCTGTTCTCATCCATGGTGTTCCCGATACTCACCGACTATGGGACGTTGTGCGCCGTCACCTATCCAGGACGGATGTCGAAGCTTGGGACCTGCCCGGGTTCGGCGCTCCGCGGCCGGAGGATTTCGGCTCCACCAAAGAAGAGTACGTCGACTGGCTGATCCAGCACCTGGAGCGGTTCGGTGAGCCGGTCGACCTGGTCGGCCACGACTGGGGTTGCATCCTCACCGCGCGGGTGGCGTCCCTGCGGCCTGATCTCGTCCGCACCTGGGCAGGCGGCAACGGCCCGATCAGTGCCGCCTACCGCTGGCATCCGCTCGCACGGACCTGGCAGGACCCGGGAGCGGGCGACCAATTCATGGCGGAGTCGGAGCCGGAGTCGTTCGCCGACCTCGTGGCGGACTTCGATGTGCCGCCCGCGATGGCCAGGGAAATGGTCAGCCATGTCGACGAGCGGATGAAGGACGCCATTCTCAAGTTGTACCGGTCGGCGGTGACGATGGGCGGCGAATGGGAACCCGCCCTGGTGCACGTGAAGGCACCGAGCCTGGTCTTCTGGGGAGCGCTCGATCCCGCCTGTCCAGTCGAGTTCGGCCGCCGGCTCGGCGGGTCCACGCGAGCCGTCAAGGTCCTCGAACTCGACTGCAACCATTGGACGGTGCTGCAAAAGCCGGCCGAGGTCGCCGCGGCACTCGAAACGCACTGGAGCACGTACGGACGGTGA
- a CDS encoding MBL fold metallo-hydrolase → MPHIIRTLSACAILLLGISCTDNPGLETRDSIAAPGEAGRPFPNAPEIAPIGVRIDKYLDLPDGAKGPGLDPKKGYRTEKLGRDLYMVTDNSYQSMFMVYETGVVVVDAPPTYATKLNEAIAEVTKLPITHIVYSHSHADHIGGTGSLDLSHNPVIVAHDETKMLLARDADPARPVPTVTFQNTYSLEVGSHVLKLSYHGNGHEPGNIFIDAPEQETLMVVDVVFPGWMPFRRLAVSQDIPGWLSQVEKIEKLPFKKLVTGHVTRLGTREDVKTQIEFDDDLKAVVGEALKSNAYVDGINPADMGNTWALVDDYTARVAVQCVTTLTRKWKSRLGGFDTFVWDNCYAMEQSLRVD, encoded by the coding sequence ATGCCGCACATCATTCGTACGCTTTCTGCTTGCGCAATCCTCCTACTGGGCATTTCGTGCACCGACAACCCCGGACTCGAGACTCGAGACTCGATTGCGGCGCCTGGAGAAGCCGGGAGGCCGTTCCCAAACGCTCCAGAGATTGCGCCCATCGGCGTCCGGATCGACAAGTATCTCGATTTGCCGGATGGGGCCAAAGGACCGGGGCTTGACCCGAAAAAAGGATATCGGACGGAGAAGCTGGGCCGCGATCTCTACATGGTTACGGACAATTCGTACCAGTCGATGTTCATGGTCTACGAGACCGGTGTCGTCGTCGTCGACGCGCCACCGACCTATGCGACGAAACTGAACGAGGCGATCGCCGAGGTCACCAAGCTTCCTATTACCCATATCGTGTACAGCCATTCGCACGCCGATCATATCGGCGGCACGGGCAGCCTGGATTTGAGCCACAATCCCGTAATCGTTGCCCACGACGAGACGAAAATGCTCCTGGCGCGCGACGCCGACCCCGCGCGCCCAGTGCCCACCGTGACTTTTCAGAATACGTACTCATTGGAGGTCGGAAGCCACGTTTTGAAGTTGTCCTATCATGGCAACGGGCATGAACCGGGAAACATCTTCATCGATGCTCCCGAGCAGGAGACCTTGATGGTCGTGGACGTGGTCTTTCCCGGATGGATGCCGTTTCGCCGCCTAGCGGTCTCGCAGGACATTCCTGGATGGCTCTCCCAGGTCGAAAAAATCGAGAAGCTGCCGTTCAAGAAGCTGGTGACCGGGCACGTCACCCGCCTCGGAACGCGCGAAGACGTAAAAACGCAGATCGAATTCGACGACGATTTGAAGGCAGTCGTCGGCGAAGCCTTGAAGTCGAATGCTTATGTCGATGGTATCAACCCAGCAGATATGGGAAATACCTGGGCTCTGGTCGACGACTACACAGCGCGCGTCGCGGTGCAATGCGTGACGACGCTGACTCGAAAGTGGAAGAGCCGGCTTGGGGGCTTCGACACGTTCGTTTGGGACAATTGCTACGCGATGGAGCAGAGCCTACGCGTCGACTGA
- a CDS encoding chitinase: MEHSVLVADPMTASAPARMWKRWRWLVHPTSQKGNIDMRRLLSCLFGLGLVVTGVAPASAGETCAVKSRPTGKVLQGYWENWDGAANGVHPPFGWVPINDSRIRDHGYNVINAAFPVILSDGTALWEDGMDAGVKVSPPADMCAAKDAGATILMSIGGAAAGIDLNSTTVADRFVATIVPILKKYNFDGIDIDIETGLIGSGNINQLSTSQKNLVRIIDGVLAQMPSNFGLTMAPETAYVTGGSVAYGSIWGAYLPIIKKYVDNGRLWWLNMQYYNGSMYGCSGDSYEAGTVQGFTVQTNCLATGLVVQGVTIRVPVDKQVPGLPAQPGAGGGYMSPSLVSQAYRSVGGLKGLMTWSINWDGSKGWTFGNNVKSLQGR; encoded by the coding sequence ATGGAACACAGCGTGCTCGTTGCCGACCCAATGACCGCGAGCGCACCTGCGCGGATGTGGAAAAGATGGCGTTGGCTCGTGCACCCGACGAGCCAGAAAGGAAATATCGATATGCGTCGTTTGCTTTCCTGCTTGTTTGGGCTCGGCTTGGTGGTGACGGGCGTGGCTCCCGCGTCGGCCGGTGAGACTTGTGCCGTCAAGTCTCGGCCGACGGGCAAGGTTCTCCAGGGTTACTGGGAGAACTGGGACGGGGCTGCCAATGGTGTGCATCCGCCGTTCGGTTGGGTACCCATCAACGACAGCCGGATTCGCGACCACGGCTACAATGTGATCAACGCTGCTTTCCCGGTAATTCTCTCGGACGGCACGGCCCTCTGGGAGGACGGGATGGACGCCGGGGTCAAGGTATCGCCGCCGGCCGACATGTGCGCGGCGAAGGATGCCGGGGCCACCATTCTGATGTCCATCGGTGGCGCCGCCGCCGGGATCGACCTCAACTCGACGACGGTGGCGGACAGGTTCGTGGCCACGATCGTGCCGATCCTCAAGAAATACAACTTCGATGGCATCGACATCGACATCGAGACGGGCCTCATCGGCTCTGGGAACATCAACCAGCTCTCCACCTCGCAGAAGAACCTGGTCCGGATCATCGACGGCGTGCTCGCTCAAATGCCGTCGAACTTCGGGCTCACGATGGCACCAGAAACGGCGTACGTGACCGGCGGGAGCGTCGCCTACGGCTCGATCTGGGGAGCCTACCTGCCGATCATCAAGAAGTACGTCGACAACGGCCGCCTCTGGTGGCTGAACATGCAGTACTACAATGGAAGCATGTACGGTTGCAGCGGTGACTCCTACGAGGCGGGCACCGTCCAAGGCTTCACCGTGCAGACGAACTGCCTGGCCACCGGTCTGGTCGTGCAGGGCGTGACCATCCGGGTGCCAGTCGACAAGCAGGTCCCCGGTCTGCCGGCGCAACCGGGCGCGGGCGGCGGCTACATGTCTCCCAGCCTCGTGTCGCAGGCATACAGGAGCGTGGGCGGCCTAAAGGGGCTGATGACCTGGTCGATCAACTGGGATGGCTCGAAGGGCTGGACCTTCGGCAACAACGTGAAGTCGTTGCAGGGCCGCTGA